In Hemicordylus capensis ecotype Gifberg chromosome 13, rHemCap1.1.pri, whole genome shotgun sequence, a single window of DNA contains:
- the LOC128336681 gene encoding cytochrome c oxidase assembly protein COX19: protein MSTAMNFGSKSFKPKPPDKGSFPLDHFGECKAFKEKYMKCLRENSFENTLCRQESKEYLECRMERQLMAKEPLERLGFKDLIEEKLEAKHEKL from the exons ATGTCCACGGCTATGAACTTCGGGAGTAAAAGCTTCAAGCCGAAGCCGCCGGACAAGGGCTCCTTCCCTCTGGATCATTTTG GTGAATGtaaagctttcaaagaaaaatacatgAAGTGTCTGCGGGAGAATAGCTTCGAGAACACCttgtgcaggcaggaatcaaagGAATACTTAGAATGCAGAATGGAGAG GCAACTGATGGCTAAAGAACCACTGGAAAGACTGGGATTTAAAGACCTCATAGAAGAGAAATTGGAAGCAAAGCACGAGAAGCtgtaa